Within the Saccharopolyspora gloriosae genome, the region CCACGACGATGAGCTGCTTACCGGCTCGCATCGGTTCCTCCGGTGTTTCGTCGGCGCCCGCGCGCCGCCCGTCCGTCACCTTATCGAGCGCCTCATGGGCGGAGTGGGCGTTTTGCGTCACTTCACTGGCGCGGCGGAAGCCAGCTCATCACCTCGGGCGGCAGGTTCAGCGACGCGACCCACGGAGCCGCGCCGACGCGGTAGAGCACCACCGCGCCCAGCACCACGGCGATGATCGTCATCGCCGGTCCGACCAGCACCATTTCCACCTTGCCGCCGGTGCGCATCCGCATCGCCTTCGGCGGCGCCACCGGGTACCACGTCTTGCCGTCCAGCGGGACCGGCCACAGCATCGGGCAGCCCTGTTCGGTGATGGCGTCGCCGATGAAGTGCGCGACGCAGCCGAGCATCACCGCCACGCCGAACGCCGCGGCCTCCGTCGGCTGGTCCCCGGCCCACGCCCAGCAAGCGAGGGTGAGCACCAGCGAGGCACCGGCGATGAGCAGCGCGTCCTTCTGCGAACTCCAGGTGTGCATGATGCCGCGCACGGCGAGCCCGGCGAACGCGAACATCAGCACGCCGAGCGCGGTGCCGCTGCTGCTCTGCACGATGGCGGTGGTGACGAGCCCGGCGAGGATCGCGAAGACCACGGTGTGGGTGAACCCGCGGTGGGTGCCTTCCCGGTCGCTGTCGTGCTTGGTGCGGGTGAGCCGGTACATGAACCCGCTGATGCCGCTGAACAGCGCCGAGACTCCTCGGGATATCGCGCCGAAGGTGCTGGCCACGGTCGACTTCGGGTGGTCGATGTCCGGTAACAGCGCGGCGCCGGAGGCGAGCGTGGCGCCCACCACCCACGTCTTCGGCGACAGCTGCCCGATGAGGTGCGTGTCGGCGAGCGCGGTCACCGCGGACCAGGCCGCCAGCCCGCTCATGGCGTGTGTCGGTCCTGTCGCCACTGCGGTCTCCCCCGTGATCGTTGCCCTCGGCCCCGGCAGGCGTTGCCTTCGGCCCGGGCAGGAATTGCCTGCGGCCCGGGCAGGCATTGCCTTCGGCCCGGGCAGGCATTGCCTTCGGCCCGGGCAGGCATTGCTTGCGGCCCGGCAGGCGTTGCCTTCGGCCTTGTGATCGTCGCCTCTGGCTCCGGCAGCGTTGCCCCTGGCCCCGGCATCGCTGCCTCCGAAAGCCTAGAAGGTGATCTCCCGCCGGGTGGCCGGGTGGGCGTTTTCGTCTCATGCCGCTGTCGCAGACGGCGGGGGCGGGGCACAATCGATACCGATAGCAGTACGCTTGTACCGCTTGCATCTCGCGAGAGGAGCACCCCGCCACATGAGCAAGATCAAGGTCCAGGGAACGGTCGCCGAGCTCGACGGCGACGAGATGACCCGGATCATCTGGTCCTTCATCAAGGACAAGCTGATCCACCCCTATTTGGACATCAACCTCGATTACTACGACCTGGGTGTCGAGCACCGCGACGCCACCGACGACCAGGTGACGGTGGACGCCGCGAAGGCCATCGCCCAGCACGGTGTCGGCGTCAAGTGCGCCACGATCACCCCTGATGAGGCCCGAGTAGAAGAGTTCGGCCTGAAGAAGATGTGGCGGAGCCCGAACGGGACCATCCGCAACATCCTCGGTGGCGTCATCTTCCGCGAGCCCATCGTGATCTCGAACATCCCGCGGTACGTGCCCACGTGGACCAAGCCGATCATCATCGGCCGTCACGCGCACGGCGACCAGTACAAGGCCACGGACTTCAAGGTCCCCGGCCCGGGCACGGTCACCATCACCTACACGCCCGCGGACGGCTCCGAGCCGATCCAGCAGGAGGTCGCGCAGTTCCCGACCGACGGCGGCGTGGCGATGGCCATGTACAACTACAAGCGCTCCATCGAGGAGTTCGCCCGCGCGTCGTTCCGCTACGGGCTGGAGCGCGAGTACCCGGTGTACATGTCCACCAAGAACACGATCCTCAAGGCCTACGACGGCGTCTTCAAGGACGTCTTCGAGGAGATCTTCGAGAACGAGTTCAAGGCGGACTACGACGCCAAGGGCCTGACCTACGAGCACCGCCTCATCGACGACATGGTCGCCACGGCCATGAAGTGGGAGGGCGGTTACGTCTGGGCGTGCAAGAACTACGACGGTGACGTGCAGTCCGACACGGTCGCGCAGGGCTTCGGTTCGCTGGGCCTGATGACCTCGGTGCTGATGACCGAGGACGGCAAGGTCGAGGCGGAAGCCGCGCACGGCACGGTCACCCGCCACTACCGCCAGCACCAGCAGGGCAAGCCGACGTCGACGAACCCGATCGCGTCGATCTTCGCCTGGACCCGCGGCCTGGAGCAGCGCGGCCGGCTGGACTCCACTCCGGAGGTCAGCGGTTTCGCCCAGGCCCTGGAGAAGGTCGTCATCGAGACCGTCGAGAGCGGCAAGATGACCAAGGACCTCGCGCTGCTCGTCGGCGGCGACCAGGGTTACCAGACCACCGAGGAGTTCCTGGCCTCGCTGGACGAGAACCTGCAGAAGAAGATGGCCGACCGCTGATCTTCCGCTGCCGGTAACGCGACGCCACTTTCGCCCCGCTTCGGGGTGGGAGTGGCGTTTTCGCGTTCGGCGGGCCGTTTCGGCCCGCCCGGGAACCTCCGGGCCGCCCGCGCGTCCACCGGTGGGATCTTTTCGGGACTGGAGGAGGAACGGATGCCGTACCAGTACAAGGTCGTGGAGCTCCGGGAGAAGTGGCTCGGCGGCAAGATGTCCGGCGACAAGCTCGAAGGCGTCCTCAACGACCACGCCGCCGAGGGCTGGCGACTCAAGGACATCACCGGCGCCGACGTGAAGGGCCGCTTCGGCCCCGACGGCGTCGAGGGCCTCCTGGTCACCTTCGAACGCGAGGTCTGAGCGAGGCTTCCCGGCACGCGTGCCCCGGTTCGTCCGGGGCGCGCGCGGCTGTTGATCTCGCCTCCGCTATGCTGTCCTCGCACGCCACGGCGGGCACAACTTCACAAGCGCGTTTAGCTCAGCGGGAGAGCGCTACCTTGACACGGTAGAGGTCACTGGTTCAATCCCAGTATCGCGCACCAGTACTTTACGCAGGTCAGAGCCCCTGCCGGTGATCTTCATCGGTGGGGGTTTTCGTGTGTTTGGGAGGGGACTGGGAGGCGTTGATCATGGCTTACCGGATTGGGGCGAAATGTGGTCACGCTGCCGGTCATCAGCGGGGGTCGCGGCAACCGGGGTCATTTGTGATATACGCCACTTATTTTCTAGGGCTGTGATCATGGTGTCGATCATCAGCTGGGTGACGTGGGTGTAGATGCCGCGAACGCCGCTCATTTCGTGACCGAGACGATCGTGCTGGAGCACTTCGTAGATGCGGTCTTCGGAGAGCCAGCTCTTCTGGGTGTGGCGTAGTCCGTGGAAGTCCAACCCGGGCTGGAGGGGCCGCCACCCCCGGGAGGCTTGACCGGCGACGGCTGGGCGCCAGATTCGACGGTTGAAGTTCGATCGGCGGAGAAGGCCGTCTCGTGCGCCGGTGAAGACGTGGTCGTGGAACTGTGTGGTGGCGTGTTCGCGGAGCAGTTCGGCCAGAAACGGTGGCAGGTGGACCGTGCGGGCGCTGGCGGGGGTCTTGGGTGGTCCGAGTTCGAGGTGGCCTGCGGTCTCGTGGAGTGCTCCGACGTTCGGGTCTACGACGATGGCGGCGTGTGGGGAGCGGTCGAGGTGGACGTTGCGCCATTGCAGTCCGGCTAGCTCGCCCCAGCGCAGGCCGGTGTACGCGGCAACGATGATCATCGTCCGGTAGGGGCCGCAGCGGTCGGCGATGGGCAGCAAGCGCGTCGGCGTGACGATCTCCCTGCGGTCAGATGGGGCGAGCTTGAGGCCGAGGCGACGGCAGGGGTTCTTGGTGATGAGGTCTTCCTCGGCGGCTTCGGCGAGGATCGTGGAGAAGAGCGAGATGATTTCGGCGACGGTCGCATCTTTCAGGTCTCGGCGAAGCTTTTTGGACCACGTTTTTACCGTGATGCGCTTGATTGACCCGATTTCGGTGGTGCCGAAGCGTGGTTCGATGTGGTTACGAATATAGGAGTCATACTTCGACCACGTGTTGCTGCTCACCTCGTGTGCCTCGCGCCAGATTTCGATCAATTCGTTGAGAGTGGTCTGTGCTTTTCGTGGGTCGGTGAAGGTGCCACGCTTGGATTCGTAATTGATGTCGTCGGCGCGGCTTCGCGCATCGGTGGGGTTGGTGTAGCCGCTGTCGGTTCCGATGGTTCCGTCTGGGCGCTGGTAGCGGACGCGCCAGCCCGCGCCGTGTTGTTCGATCCAGGCCATTGGTATTCCTCCAACATGTGTGGGGTCCGCCCGGTCGATCCGGGCGGACCCCATTGACGCTCTATATCGGCTAGAGCGGAACCGGTATGTTGTCATTGGCCGAAGAAACTTCGACCAATGCCGAATTGTTCGGTGATCCGGTTCTGATTTATCTCCGCTGGCGGCTCGGGAACGATATGCGGGCAAGCTGGACTATGTCGCGCAGATCCTTCTCGGAGAAACGCAAATGCTTCCCGAGGAGAGTGCACGGAATCGCGCGGGCCCCCGCTTTGCGGTGGAGCCAGGACTCTTTGACCGCTAGCTTTTCGGCGGCTTCAGTAGGGGTATAGATTTCAGGTAAAGCTGTGTCGTCGACTGAATCAGGTTCTAGCCTGTTGTGGTCGAATCGGGTGTTCTTGCTTGCCATGATGGGCCTCGCGATGCTTGCCGATAGTCCTAGAGTGGGGTCCGAGTGCGCATGTCATGACGCAATTCAGTCTTGATTCGGCGTTCGGAAAATAATGACGTCTTCGTGGGCGATGAGGTGTAGCGGGAGTCCGGTGTCGCGTTGTTTGCGGATGAAGTCGCGTTGGAAGAAGCTGCCGCGGGCGATGAGTTCGGTGTCGGTGGCTCGCGCGAGGAGTGCGACGCAGCGTTCGGTGGGGATGAGTCCGGCTTGTTGTCCGCAGGTGAGGATTTGGGTGGGCAGGTCGATGAGTTCGGAGTGTTCTCGCCAGGGCCGCAGGGTGATGGCGATGTGTCCGCCGGGTTTCAGGAATGCGCGTAGGGCGGTGAGGATGCGGGTGAATCCGGCGAGGAGTCGGTGGTGGCCGATGTTGGCGAGGTTGCCGCGGTCGAGGGTATTGCCGTAGCGGTGGTGGAACTTCTGGACGGTCTTGTTCGGTTTGGTGATGACTTGGCCGTGGACGGAGGGGCCGTAGGGCGGGCTGGTGACGGCGAGTGCGGCTTGGCCGGCGTACTCGACCGGCAGCAACGTCCGGAGTTGGCGGGCGTCTCCGGAGTAGACCGGCTCTTCCCAGATGAGGGTGTAGGTCGGCCGGGCGCGTCGGTCCGCAGATAGACGTCGAGGTCTCCCGACGATGGAGGTTCCTACGCCATCCATCCGAAAGACCTCGACGTGTCCGACGCTACCCCGCCGGCCGGGTTCGGCCGCCCTGACCTGACCGCCTTCGCGGCTCATCCCAATCGACCCTGATCGGGTCTGCTGACCCCCTCGACGAGAACGCAGCGACATCACAGCCACCCAACCCCGACCGTCCGGGAAGCCGGGGCACGTCACATGGCCTGTGCTGCGGGCGTGTCGAGTGGGTCGTCCAGGGGCGACGCAGGAGCGTCGACGCGACGTGCTGAGAGGTGGTTCCAACCGAGCGCTAGGACACCGGCTACAGGCATGGCGATAGGTCAGGAACGGCGTCGCCCCCTGCGCAGGAGGGAGCGCAGAGTCTCGGCGTTCGCGTAGCCGACCCGTCGCGCGATCTCGGCGGAGGTGAGGTCCGTGGTTGCTGAGAGGTGCCGAGCTCGTTCGATGCGAAGCCGTTGGACGAAGCCGAGCGGAGTGAGGTTGAGCGCCGCACGGACTCGTCGTTCGAGGGTGCGCCGGCTGGTGCCGAGCGACTGCGCGACGAAGGCGACGTTGAACGGTTCGTCCAGGCGGACGCGCACGAAGCGTTCGAACTCGACGACGATCGAGTCCTCGTGCCGGAGATGTTCGTAGGCGACGAAGGCCGCCTGCGACGGGCGCTCGTCGATGATGAGGAGCTTGGCGACATGTTGGGCCAGGTCGGGGCTGATCGATCGCACGAGTGAGAGCGCGAGGTCGATGTGGGCGAAGGCGGCGCCGGCGGTGACGAGGTTCCCGTCGACCACGACCATGGTGTCGAGATCGAGGGCGACGGTCGGATAGCGCTTCAGGAACTCCGGCCCCAGGAACCAGCTGGTCGTCGCCCGCCGATGATGCATCCGTCCGGTCTCGGC harbors:
- a CDS encoding DUF4177 domain-containing protein, with product MPYQYKVVELREKWLGGKMSGDKLEGVLNDHAAEGWRLKDITGADVKGRFGPDGVEGLLVTFEREV
- a CDS encoding NADP-dependent isocitrate dehydrogenase; amino-acid sequence: MSKIKVQGTVAELDGDEMTRIIWSFIKDKLIHPYLDINLDYYDLGVEHRDATDDQVTVDAAKAIAQHGVGVKCATITPDEARVEEFGLKKMWRSPNGTIRNILGGVIFREPIVISNIPRYVPTWTKPIIIGRHAHGDQYKATDFKVPGPGTVTITYTPADGSEPIQQEVAQFPTDGGVAMAMYNYKRSIEEFARASFRYGLEREYPVYMSTKNTILKAYDGVFKDVFEEIFENEFKADYDAKGLTYEHRLIDDMVATAMKWEGGYVWACKNYDGDVQSDTVAQGFGSLGLMTSVLMTEDGKVEAEAAHGTVTRHYRQHQQGKPTSTNPIASIFAWTRGLEQRGRLDSTPEVSGFAQALEKVVIETVESGKMTKDLALLVGGDQGYQTTEEFLASLDENLQKKMADR
- a CDS encoding site-specific integrase — its product is MAWIEQHGAGWRVRYQRPDGTIGTDSGYTNPTDARSRADDINYESKRGTFTDPRKAQTTLNELIEIWREAHEVSSNTWSKYDSYIRNHIEPRFGTTEIGSIKRITVKTWSKKLRRDLKDATVAEIISLFSTILAEAAEEDLITKNPCRRLGLKLAPSDRREIVTPTRLLPIADRCGPYRTMIIVAAYTGLRWGELAGLQWRNVHLDRSPHAAIVVDPNVGALHETAGHLELGPPKTPASARTVHLPPFLAELLREHATTQFHDHVFTGARDGLLRRSNFNRRIWRPAVAGQASRGWRPLQPGLDFHGLRHTQKSWLSEDRIYEVLQHDRLGHEMSGVRGIYTHVTQLMIDTMITALENKWRISQMTPVAATPADDRQRDHISPQSGKP
- a CDS encoding helix-turn-helix domain-containing protein, coding for MASKNTRFDHNRLEPDSVDDTALPEIYTPTEAAEKLAVKESWLHRKAGARAIPCTLLGKHLRFSEKDLRDIVQLARISFPSRQRR
- a CDS encoding GlxA family transcriptional regulator, yielding MRIGLIAIDGCFGSAVASVIDIVRVADGARGDVDPRIDPIELAILGPKRRVTTTASMTLSVGHPLSESGEFDVVVVPALGTLTAAATHDALQSRDARSVIASLGRLDDATTRIAAACTGVFAVAETGRMHHRRATTSWFLGPEFLKRYPTVALDLDTMVVVDGNLVTAGAAFAHIDLALSLVRSISPDLAQHVAKLLIIDERPSQAAFVAYEHLRHEDSIVVEFERFVRVRLDEPFNVAFVAQSLGTSRRTLERRVRAALNLTPLGFVQRLRIERARHLSATTDLTSAEIARRVGYANAETLRSLLRRGRRRS
- a CDS encoding metal-dependent hydrolase gives rise to the protein MATGPTHAMSGLAAWSAVTALADTHLIGQLSPKTWVVGATLASGAALLPDIDHPKSTVASTFGAISRGVSALFSGISGFMYRLTRTKHDSDREGTHRGFTHTVVFAILAGLVTTAIVQSSSGTALGVLMFAFAGLAVRGIMHTWSSQKDALLIAGASLVLTLACWAWAGDQPTEAAAFGVAVMLGCVAHFIGDAITEQGCPMLWPVPLDGKTWYPVAPPKAMRMRTGGKVEMVLVGPAMTIIAVVLGAVVLYRVGAAPWVASLNLPPEVMSWLPPRQ